The following coding sequences lie in one Phalacrocorax aristotelis chromosome 2, bGulAri2.1, whole genome shotgun sequence genomic window:
- the CLDN12 gene encoding claudin-12, which produces MGCRDVHAATVLAFLSGTASVAGLLAAVLLPNWRQMRLYTFNKNERNVTVYTGLWIKCARFDGSRDCVIYDPQWYTAVDQLDLRVLQFALPLSMLTAVSALFLCLIGMCNTAFVSSVPNIKLAKCLVNSAGCHLVAGLLFLLACAICLTPSVWVIFYNNYLNRKYEPVFSFDISVFIAIASAGGLFFTSILLFLWYCACKSLPSPFWQPLYSHAPSMHSYASQPYSARSRLSAIEIDIPVVTHAS; this is translated from the coding sequence TGTTCATGCAGCGACAGTACTGGCCTTCCTCAGTGGAACAGCCTCAGTAGCTGGACTCCTTGCAGCAGTTCTGCTTCCAAACTGGAGGCAAATGAGACTGTACACCTTCAACAAGAATGAGAGGAACGTGACTGTTTACACTGGACTCTGGATCAAGTGCGCTCGCTTTGACGGGAGCAGAGACTGTGTGATATATGACCCGCAGTGGTACACTGCTGTCGATCAACTGGATTTGCGTGTTCTTCAGTTTGCCCTTCCACTGAGTATGTTAACTGCTGTCTCagctctgtttctctgcttgATTGGTATGTGTAACACAGCCTTTGTATCCAGCGTGCCAAACATCAAATTGGCCAAATGCCTTGTAAACAGCGCGGGCTGCCATCTCGTGGCTGGCCTCTTGTTCCTGCTTGCCTGTGCCATTTGTCTCACTCCATCAGTCTGGGTCATTTTTTATAACAATTATCTGAACAGAAAATACGAGCCTGTCTTCAGCTTTGACATCTCCGTGTTTATTGCCATTGCCAGTGCCGGCGGTCTGTTTTTCACTTCcattctgctgtttctgtggtACTGCGCTTGTAAAAGCCTACCTTCTCCTTTCTGGCAGCCCCTTTACTCCCATGCCCCTAGCATGCACAGCTATGCCTCTCAGCCCTATTCTGCACGCTCTCGCCTCTCTGCCATAGAAATTGACATTCCTGTTGTGACACACGCATCTTAA